Proteins from a genomic interval of Clostridium sp. 'deep sea':
- the murD gene encoding UDP-N-acetylmuramoyl-L-alanine--D-glutamate ligase, translating into MLTRDMLTGSEALKNYSVAVVGLGVSNIPVIRFLNNYGAKITACDRKEREQLSSSIIQLEKQGVEVISGSNYLDVLYDRRFDLIVRSPGIRPDIKQFVYAVSNGATLTSEIELVFELCKAPIIGVTGSDGKTTSTTLVALMLEHSGYSVHLGGNIGTPLIEEVLDYQENDRVVLELSSFQLMTMKKSPQYALITNLSPNHLDYHKSYQEYVDAKSNIYLWQKNNHALVLNLDNAETSLIAKLVSQRVKMFSRHKTVSEGACLIESELTLIENSCKYPICKQNEVKLVGLHNIENILGAASLAFSAGATLESIRKVAISFTGVEHRIEYVKELNGITFYNDSIASSPTRAIAGLNSFTDNIVLIAGGSDKYVPFDNFGEVVANRVKSLVLLGKTTDKIYTSTVNALKKQSKEMTIKKTQSLEEAVKTAYNLAESGDVVLLSPACASFDMFKNFVERGNLFKQYVQSL; encoded by the coding sequence ATGTTAACCAGAGATATGCTAACAGGCTCTGAGGCTTTAAAAAACTATTCTGTAGCTGTAGTTGGTCTTGGAGTGAGTAATATACCTGTAATTAGGTTTTTAAATAACTATGGAGCAAAAATAACAGCTTGTGACCGTAAGGAAAGAGAGCAACTAAGTTCTAGTATTATTCAGCTAGAAAAACAAGGTGTGGAGGTAATAAGTGGCTCTAACTACCTAGATGTTTTGTATGATAGAAGATTTGATTTAATAGTGAGATCACCTGGTATAAGGCCAGATATAAAACAGTTTGTTTATGCTGTAAGTAATGGTGCCACGCTTACAAGTGAAATAGAGCTAGTATTTGAATTGTGTAAAGCTCCAATTATAGGGGTAACCGGTAGCGATGGCAAAACAACCTCTACAACATTAGTAGCTCTTATGTTAGAACATAGTGGTTATAGTGTTCATTTAGGCGGAAATATAGGTACACCCCTAATTGAGGAGGTTTTAGATTATCAAGAAAATGATAGAGTAGTATTAGAGTTGAGTAGTTTTCAATTAATGACAATGAAAAAAAGTCCACAATATGCTTTAATTACAAATCTAAGTCCAAATCACTTAGATTACCATAAATCTTATCAAGAATATGTTGATGCTAAAAGTAATATATATTTATGGCAAAAGAATAATCATGCTTTGGTTTTGAATCTTGACAATGCAGAGACTTCTTTAATAGCAAAATTGGTTTCGCAAAGAGTAAAAATGTTTAGTAGACATAAAACTGTAAGTGAGGGTGCCTGTTTAATTGAGAGTGAACTAACGTTAATTGAGAACAGCTGTAAATACCCTATTTGTAAACAAAATGAAGTTAAACTTGTGGGTTTACATAATATTGAAAACATACTAGGGGCTGCAAGTTTGGCATTTTCAGCTGGTGCAACGTTAGAGTCAATACGAAAAGTAGCCATAAGCTTTACTGGTGTAGAGCATCGTATTGAGTATGTTAAGGAACTAAATGGTATAACCTTTTATAATGATAGCATTGCAAGTTCACCTACTCGAGCTATAGCTGGTCTAAATTCATTTACTGATAATATTGTTTTAATAGCAGGTGGTTCCGATAAATATGTTCCTTTTGATAACTTTGGAGAGGTAGTTGCTAATCGAGTAAAATCTTTGGTTCTATTGGGTAAAACTACAGACAAAATTTATACATCTACGGTAAATGCATTAAAGAAACAGAGTAAAGAAATGACTATTAAAAAAACACAATCATTAGAAGAGGCAGTTAAAACCGCCTATAATTTAGCTGAGAGTGGTGATGTTGTATTATTATCACCAGCGTGTGCATCTTTTGATATGTTTAAAAACTTTGTTGAAAGAGGCAATCTATTTAAACAATACGTACAATCATTATAG
- a CDS encoding glutamine synthetase III, producing the protein MTYKVNLENIFEINVFSDSVMKARLPKNIYRSYRQTIDNGIALDSHVADVIATVMKDWAIERGATHYCHWFQPMTGLTAQKHEAFLTPTQDGILAQFSGKELIKGEPDASSFPNGGIRSTFEARGYTAWDCTSPAFVKEGILCIPTAFCSYYGHALDKKTPLLKSMESLSTEAVRIVKLFGNDSAKKVIPTVGAEQEYFLVDKKHYNERPDLIYTGRTLFGAMPPKGQELDDHYFATIKERIHNFMFELDQELWKLGVAVKTEHNEVALGQFELAPLFSTTNVATDQNQLVMDVLDRVANRHDLVCLLHEKPFARMNGSGKHVNWSLSCDGDNILEPGDNPQNNLRFLLFLSAIIKAVDKYPELLRFAASTPGNDYRLGAAEAPPAVISIFLGQHLTDILAKFASGVDVDNTEKNVLKLGVTTIPEFEHDTTDRNRTSPFAFTANRFEFRMVASSMSIAGPCTVLNTIVSGILADFADRLENCHNLEAEVIKIIGEVYNEHGRVIFNGDGYSEDWKLEAERRGLPCINSFIESVPHLIAEKSLQLFEKMNVLSADELESRYEIHVENYIKKTRIEALTMCDLTTRYIIPAIDEYLFQLGAVYQKLSDVGTQSYLTIQKNKIEIICKYYSKLTENCDRISSLLSESTCKNDYYAEGEFLRYSVVPEMEKLREIVDTLEKMVDKKVWPWPGYDDILFAL; encoded by the coding sequence ATGACTTATAAAGTAAACTTAGAAAACATATTTGAAATAAATGTGTTTAGTGACTCTGTAATGAAGGCTCGGTTACCAAAAAACATCTATAGATCATATCGTCAAACAATAGATAACGGTATTGCTTTAGATTCACATGTAGCTGATGTAATTGCAACAGTAATGAAAGATTGGGCTATTGAAAGAGGAGCTACCCATTACTGTCACTGGTTTCAGCCAATGACAGGGTTAACTGCTCAAAAACATGAAGCCTTTTTAACACCTACCCAAGACGGAATATTAGCACAATTTTCAGGAAAAGAATTAATTAAAGGTGAGCCAGATGCTTCTTCATTTCCTAATGGTGGAATAAGGTCAACATTTGAGGCAAGGGGTTACACAGCGTGGGATTGTACATCTCCTGCATTTGTAAAAGAAGGAATACTTTGTATACCTACAGCTTTTTGCTCATACTATGGTCATGCCTTAGATAAAAAAACACCATTACTGAAGTCGATGGAGTCGTTATCTACAGAGGCAGTAAGAATAGTTAAGCTATTTGGTAATGATAGTGCGAAAAAAGTTATTCCAACAGTAGGGGCAGAGCAAGAGTATTTTTTAGTAGATAAAAAACATTATAATGAAAGACCAGATTTAATTTACACAGGCAGAACATTGTTTGGTGCTATGCCACCTAAAGGTCAAGAGTTAGATGATCACTATTTTGCTACAATAAAAGAGCGAATTCATAACTTTATGTTTGAACTAGATCAAGAGCTATGGAAGCTAGGTGTTGCAGTTAAAACAGAGCATAATGAAGTTGCTTTAGGTCAATTTGAACTAGCTCCTTTATTTAGTACAACTAATGTTGCAACAGATCAAAACCAGTTAGTAATGGATGTATTAGACCGTGTTGCTAATAGACATGATTTAGTATGTTTATTACATGAAAAACCTTTTGCTCGAATGAATGGATCTGGTAAACATGTGAACTGGTCTTTAAGTTGTGATGGAGATAATATTCTAGAGCCAGGAGATAATCCACAAAATAACTTAAGATTCTTATTATTTTTAAGTGCTATAATTAAAGCAGTTGACAAATACCCTGAACTGTTGAGATTTGCTGCTTCTACACCAGGCAATGATTATCGCTTAGGTGCTGCAGAGGCTCCCCCTGCAGTTATATCAATATTTTTAGGACAACATCTAACAGATATATTAGCTAAGTTTGCTTCTGGTGTTGATGTTGACAATACTGAGAAGAATGTACTAAAGTTAGGTGTAACAACAATTCCAGAGTTTGAACACGATACAACAGATAGAAATAGAACCTCACCATTTGCTTTTACAGCCAATAGATTTGAGTTTAGAATGGTTGCATCATCTATGTCTATTGCTGGACCATGTACGGTTCTTAATACAATTGTTTCTGGAATACTTGCTGATTTTGCAGATAGACTCGAGAACTGCCACAATTTAGAGGCAGAAGTAATAAAAATAATTGGTGAAGTTTACAACGAACATGGCAGAGTAATATTCAATGGTGATGGTTACTCTGAAGATTGGAAACTTGAGGCAGAGAGAAGAGGTTTGCCTTGTATCAATTCATTTATAGAATCAGTTCCACATTTAATTGCAGAAAAATCGTTGCAGTTATTTGAAAAAATGAATGTGTTGTCGGCTGATGAACTTGAGTCTCGGTACGAGATACATGTTGAGAATTATATTAAAAAAACCAGAATAGAAGCCCTAACTATGTGTGATTTAACAACACGTTATATCATACCTGCTATTGATGAGTATCTTTTTCAATTAGGAGCAGTGTACCAAAAACTTAGTGATGTGGGAACTCAAAGTTATTTAACTATTCAAAAAAATAAGATAGAGATAATTTGCAAATACTACAGCAAGCTCACAGAAAATTGTGATAGAATTAGTAGCCTATTAAGTGAGTCTACATGTAAAAATGATTATTATGCTGAGGGAGAGTTTTTGCGTTACTCGGTAGTACCAGAAATGGAAAAACTACGTGAAATTGTTGATACACTAGAAAAAATGGTGGACAAAAAAGTATGGCCATGGCCAGGTTACGATGATATTTTATTTGCGTTATAG
- a CDS encoding hemolysin family protein: protein MEDPGSSMLSLLVLVVLLALSALFSGSETAFFGLSPYRIRELKDGGHKKAQQVSSLLDKPNTLLTTLLVGNTAVNIAFTSMLTVIVLKISSGWFSNEIGNLLATILVTVMLLIFGEVTPKALAAHKSEWFAFSVVSPIQWIGLILKPITFLVDGIHSFVLKLSGNKDGSFKNSIVTEEIIKTAVTIGEESGAVETDEKDMIINIFKSTDTLVSKVMIPRKEMICIGEEETLKTAAKILSEEGISRMPVISNKSDSEFVCGVLYAKDLLPPLRQQLYKTPVAQYMRAAHFCRPQQKVSELLNEMKEISRHLSIVRESNGKIVGLVTLEDLLEVIVGDIMDEHDYEDLLAVQSEGGQG from the coding sequence TTGGAAGACCCTGGGAGTAGTATGTTGTCACTATTAGTATTAGTAGTATTATTGGCATTATCAGCTTTGTTTTCTGGTTCAGAAACAGCCTTTTTTGGGCTAAGTCCTTATAGAATAAGAGAACTAAAAGATGGAGGGCATAAAAAGGCTCAGCAAGTAAGCTCTTTGTTAGATAAGCCAAATACTTTACTAACAACATTGTTAGTTGGAAATACTGCAGTAAATATTGCTTTTACTAGTATGTTGACAGTTATTGTATTAAAGATAAGTTCTGGTTGGTTTTCAAATGAAATAGGAAATCTTTTGGCAACTATATTAGTAACAGTAATGTTATTAATATTTGGTGAAGTTACACCAAAGGCATTGGCTGCCCATAAATCTGAGTGGTTTGCTTTTAGTGTTGTATCACCTATACAATGGATTGGCTTAATTCTTAAGCCTATAACATTCTTAGTTGATGGAATTCACAGTTTCGTATTAAAACTATCAGGTAATAAAGATGGTAGCTTTAAAAATTCTATTGTAACAGAGGAGATAATTAAAACAGCTGTTACAATTGGTGAGGAATCGGGTGCAGTAGAAACAGATGAAAAAGATATGATTATTAATATCTTTAAAAGCACAGATACGTTGGTTTCTAAAGTAATGATTCCAAGAAAAGAAATGATTTGTATTGGTGAAGAAGAAACACTAAAAACAGCAGCTAAAATACTCTCAGAAGAAGGCATTTCAAGAATGCCTGTAATATCAAACAAGTCAGATTCAGAATTTGTTTGTGGGGTATTATACGCCAAAGATTTATTGCCTCCACTAAGGCAACAGCTGTATAAAACTCCAGTAGCTCAGTATATGAGAGCTGCCCACTTCTGTAGACCACAGCAAAAAGTAAGTGAGCTATTAAATGAAATGAAAGAGATTAGTAGACATTTATCTATTGTTCGAGAAAGTAATGGCAAAATTGTAGGCTTAGTAACTTTAGAAGACTTACTTGAAGTAATAGTGGGCGATATTATGGATGAACATGATTATGAGGATTTATTAGCAGTTCAATCAGAAGGAGGGCAAGGATAA
- a CDS encoding class I SAM-dependent methyltransferase, whose product MIKLSKRLQAVANMMPKCESMADICSDHAFLPIYLVQNNICKNAIAGDIAKGPCEQGERQVKKYQLSNNIEVRCGSGLTVLRKKEVNGVVIAGVGGATIIEIFDNRREIVSTLDFLVLQPQNAYGALREYLAHNGFSVINESLVIENDIVYQILLVKKGKMKINSWLEAEYGKINILSKSAELHYLLNLDLKHYKKVLNQLKSAKTTTLYDKISHIMAIIEDIEKLLSDMK is encoded by the coding sequence ATGATTAAATTATCAAAAAGGTTGCAAGCTGTCGCTAACATGATGCCAAAATGTGAAAGCATGGCAGATATATGTTCAGATCATGCTTTTTTACCTATCTACCTCGTTCAAAATAATATCTGTAAAAATGCCATAGCAGGTGACATAGCTAAAGGGCCTTGCGAACAAGGAGAACGACAGGTAAAAAAATACCAACTATCAAACAATATTGAAGTAAGATGTGGCTCAGGCCTAACGGTATTGCGAAAAAAAGAAGTTAATGGTGTTGTTATTGCTGGTGTAGGTGGTGCAACAATTATTGAAATATTTGATAATAGAAGAGAAATAGTTTCTACTTTAGATTTCTTAGTATTACAGCCTCAAAATGCCTATGGTGCTTTGCGAGAATACCTAGCTCACAATGGTTTTTCAGTTATTAATGAAAGTTTAGTTATTGAAAATGATATAGTTTATCAAATTTTACTAGTTAAAAAAGGCAAAATGAAAATTAACTCTTGGCTAGAAGCAGAATACGGTAAAATCAATATCTTAAGCAAATCAGCAGAATTACATTACCTATTAAACCTGGATTTAAAGCATTACAAAAAAGTATTAAACCAGTTAAAATCTGCAAAAACAACTACGTTATATGACAAAATATCACACATTATGGCTATAATTGAAGATATAGAAAAACTGTTAAGTGACATGAAATAA
- a CDS encoding C4-type zinc ribbon domain-containing protein yields MYQQILILHEVQELDKQIDRVRKDVELLKNDPRLKKMKEYQCSFGEVWENTHNELIVSKKKLKTAELNLVEVSHHLDQIENKIYDSKTTSKELEYMLKEKENNLALGNELENNIIILLEEIDQKESLHIEQKNVLRDINKKIAEIEQSIKQEEVKHNENILQLEKLKASKVVELNDKLKKEYKNKRKKLKNEIVSIVMENQVCGGCHIKISNNINKKVVGKKVVRCEGCGRYLITM; encoded by the coding sequence ATGTATCAACAAATTCTAATATTGCATGAAGTTCAAGAGCTAGATAAACAAATAGATAGGGTAAGGAAAGATGTTGAGTTATTAAAGAATGATCCCCGGCTAAAAAAAATGAAAGAGTATCAGTGTAGTTTTGGTGAGGTTTGGGAAAACACTCATAATGAATTGATTGTAAGTAAGAAGAAACTAAAAACAGCTGAGTTAAATTTAGTTGAAGTATCTCACCATTTAGATCAAATTGAAAACAAAATTTATGACAGTAAAACAACCAGTAAAGAGTTAGAGTATATGTTAAAGGAAAAAGAAAATAATTTAGCTTTAGGAAATGAATTAGAAAATAATATAATAATACTGCTAGAGGAGATTGATCAAAAAGAAAGTCTACATATTGAGCAAAAAAATGTTTTAAGAGATATCAATAAAAAAATTGCAGAAATTGAGCAAAGTATAAAACAAGAAGAAGTAAAACATAATGAAAATATTTTGCAGTTAGAGAAGCTTAAAGCATCTAAAGTTGTAGAGTTAAATGATAAATTAAAAAAAGAATATAAAAATAAAAGAAAAAAACTAAAAAATGAAATTGTAAGTATAGTAATGGAAAACCAAGTATGTGGTGGTTGCCATATTAAAATATCCAATAATATTAATAAAAAAGTAGTTGGCAAAAAGGTAGTTAGATGTGAAGGCTGTGGCCGGTATTTAATTACTATGTAA
- a CDS encoding EamA family transporter encodes MTKDKKGFLVIAVSSIGFGTLGIWSKLGYDAGLSPLELLTMRFTFAAVLLWIYALIKHRNEVNIGFVNMAKLFVQGGIAYASTSIAYFYALKYLPVSLTAILFYLHPIYTFFITIVMFKEKISLKRWGALLLTFVGILLLVGISSGHFDYKMIGVYLIIVSGLCYSIFAITNQAFKADCDGYISTVYSVSFCALTLNIITRPGISLWTSLDMSQWLVVLGIAFFGTVVGMFGLIVGIRLVGAAAASIYSSIEPLSASIFALLLLKENLSVMQLIGGIMVLLGVTVIKMEQSTKSVTTQSAVD; translated from the coding sequence GTGACAAAAGACAAAAAAGGATTTCTGGTAATTGCTGTTTCATCTATTGGATTTGGGACCTTAGGAATCTGGAGTAAATTGGGTTATGATGCTGGTTTATCACCGCTTGAGTTATTAACTATGAGATTTACTTTTGCAGCTGTTTTATTGTGGATATATGCTTTAATTAAGCATAGAAATGAAGTAAATATTGGTTTTGTTAATATGGCTAAATTGTTTGTACAAGGTGGAATAGCATATGCTTCTACTTCAATTGCATATTTTTATGCTTTAAAATATTTGCCAGTTTCATTAACAGCTATACTATTTTACTTACATCCTATATACACTTTTTTTATTACAATCGTTATGTTTAAAGAAAAAATATCTTTAAAACGATGGGGAGCATTATTACTTACTTTTGTAGGTATACTATTATTAGTTGGAATTAGCAGTGGCCACTTTGATTATAAAATGATTGGTGTCTACTTAATTATTGTAAGCGGTCTATGTTACTCAATATTTGCAATTACAAATCAAGCCTTTAAAGCGGATTGTGATGGATATATATCAACAGTATATTCAGTAAGCTTTTGTGCTTTAACGTTAAATATTATTACTAGACCAGGAATTAGTTTATGGACATCACTTGATATGTCACAATGGTTAGTTGTTTTGGGTATCGCATTCTTTGGTACTGTTGTGGGCATGTTTGGACTTATAGTAGGTATAAGATTGGTAGGTGCAGCAGCAGCTTCTATTTATAGCTCAATAGAACCTTTATCTGCTTCTATATTTGCATTGTTGTTACTTAAAGAAAATTTAAGTGTAATGCAACTTATTGGCGGCATTATGGTTTTGTTGGGAGTTACAGTAATTAAAATGGAACAGTCAACTAAATCTGTAACAACTCAAAGTGCAGTCGATTAA
- a CDS encoding AI-2E family transporter has protein sequence MNKLLSKLKQPQRVLKILFIVLVITFMISSRSIIFYTLKGVTWSFILAYLLAPIVYEFEKREWPRFLAVLIIWLLIVITILIIIALLIPIIFKQISLITNQWEIFSVNSQLSVKITNLIPVSMQNIFIEQWRSLPVLFSQYINHLMSSNILDDLAIIVVIPVLSFYMMLEREKWYLALQHLLPKRWRSNANVLGRRLNIVIGRWIRGQVLISFMVFLTTFFGISIIGAKYALLLSTINGLFNFIPYFGAIISIGLGTFITFLSNVDYIWPIIFLLLATQIVKSMILTPIIIGRRINQKPAAVLISLLIGWQFMGVAGFLIAVPVLVLLKILISFFASVKLKRKYLK, from the coding sequence TTGAATAAGCTACTTAGCAAATTAAAACAACCACAACGGGTATTAAAAATACTATTTATAGTATTAGTGATAACCTTCATGATATCATCGAGGTCAATTATTTTTTATACCCTAAAAGGTGTAACTTGGTCCTTTATTTTGGCTTATTTGTTAGCACCAATTGTTTATGAATTTGAAAAAAGAGAGTGGCCTCGATTTTTAGCTGTGCTAATAATATGGCTGCTTATTGTTATTACAATTCTTATAATAATAGCCCTATTAATACCCATAATATTTAAACAGATAAGCTTAATAACAAATCAATGGGAAATATTTAGTGTAAATTCACAGCTCAGTGTAAAGATAACTAACCTAATACCAGTTTCAATGCAAAATATCTTTATAGAGCAGTGGAGATCTTTGCCTGTCCTTTTCTCACAGTATATAAATCATTTAATGTCGTCTAATATACTAGATGACTTAGCAATAATTGTTGTAATACCAGTATTAAGTTTTTATATGATGTTAGAAAGAGAAAAATGGTACTTAGCATTACAACATTTATTACCCAAACGATGGAGATCAAACGCAAACGTTTTAGGGAGAAGACTAAATATTGTTATTGGTCGTTGGATACGTGGTCAGGTGCTAATTAGTTTTATGGTATTTTTAACAACATTTTTTGGCATATCCATAATAGGAGCAAAATATGCCCTGCTACTTAGTACAATTAATGGGTTATTTAACTTTATTCCTTATTTCGGAGCAATAATTAGCATAGGCTTAGGCACTTTTATAACCTTCTTATCAAATGTAGATTACATCTGGCCAATAATATTTTTGCTTTTAGCTACTCAAATAGTAAAAAGCATGATTTTAACGCCGATAATTATAGGTAGGAGAATAAACCAAAAACCAGCTGCTGTGTTAATAAGCCTGCTAATTGGTTGGCAGTTCATGGGAGTAGCTGGATTTTTAATAGCAGTGCCTGTATTAGTATTGTTAAAAATCTTAATAAGTTTCTTTGCAAGTGTTAAGTTAAAAAGAAAGTACTTAAAATAA
- a CDS encoding hemolysin family protein translates to MTPSVIMKIILFVLAFAARSFFAGSEIAFLSVDRLAVRNRARSGHKDAVRLDKLIGDMQRLISIVLIGTNLSGVLTTVLATSITLELALFGDKGVAVTTIIMIFLVLIFGEILPKNYCGRHATTLSLKITKYIEWCGKLFAPFVYVFNKLNKLLLGKEMEEDSSGLNLTEESIKTMVTIGEEEGDVLEAERDMIYGVFDSSETHLKEIMIPRVDIVAADIDDGFNNIVDKIMETGFSRIPVYEETIDNIIGFVNAKDVLEVLLEPSKVAVNLRGLLREPYFAPETRLAGDLLHELKEHGIHAAIVLDEYGGTGGLVTLEDILEEIVGEIQDEYDDDLPEVVKQQNGDVTLDPRVSLEKIQEDLNISFTSEEVETLSGLIYERLGKVPDEQEIIVFDELGVSVIILEVDGNKIERVKIVHNK, encoded by the coding sequence ATGACCCCTTCTGTAATAATGAAAATAATTTTATTTGTACTGGCCTTTGCAGCAAGATCATTTTTTGCTGGTTCAGAGATAGCATTTTTATCGGTAGATAGACTTGCTGTGAGAAATAGAGCAAGAAGTGGTCATAAAGATGCAGTACGTTTAGATAAACTTATAGGTGATATGCAGCGGCTAATTAGTATAGTGCTGATAGGCACAAATCTATCAGGAGTACTAACTACTGTTTTAGCAACAAGTATCACATTAGAGTTAGCACTTTTTGGTGATAAAGGAGTAGCTGTAACAACTATAATCATGATATTTTTAGTACTGATTTTTGGTGAAATATTACCCAAAAATTACTGTGGCAGACATGCAACAACCTTATCATTAAAAATTACAAAATATATAGAATGGTGTGGTAAACTATTTGCACCTTTTGTATATGTATTTAATAAACTAAATAAATTATTGTTAGGAAAAGAAATGGAAGAAGACTCATCTGGTTTAAACCTTACTGAGGAATCCATTAAAACAATGGTTACTATTGGTGAAGAAGAGGGCGATGTGTTAGAGGCAGAGCGCGATATGATATATGGAGTGTTTGATAGTAGCGAAACACACCTTAAAGAGATAATGATACCGCGTGTTGATATAGTGGCTGCAGATATTGACGATGGCTTTAATAATATAGTGGATAAAATAATGGAAACAGGATTTTCTCGTATTCCAGTATATGAAGAGACCATAGATAATATCATAGGTTTTGTTAATGCTAAAGATGTACTAGAGGTATTACTAGAGCCTAGCAAAGTAGCTGTTAACCTGCGTGGGCTTTTAAGAGAACCCTATTTTGCTCCCGAAACACGATTAGCAGGAGATTTATTGCACGAGTTAAAGGAGCATGGCATACATGCTGCAATTGTATTAGATGAATACGGTGGAACTGGTGGGTTAGTTACCTTAGAAGATATTTTAGAAGAGATAGTTGGCGAAATTCAAGATGAATACGATGATGATTTGCCAGAGGTAGTTAAACAACAGAATGGAGATGTAACTCTCGATCCGCGAGTAAGTTTAGAGAAAATACAAGAAGACTTAAATATCAGCTTTACTAGTGAAGAGGTAGAAACTTTATCAGGGCTCATATATGAACGTTTAGGTAAAGTACCAGATGAACAAGAAATAATAGTATTTGATGAATTAGGTGTTTCAGTTATTATTTTAGAGGTAGATGGTAATAAAATCGAACGAGTAAAAATAGTTCATAATAAGTAA
- a CDS encoding putative sporulation protein YtxC, translated as MDIAYIGTSAPIGAIWKSLSGKLQNYSKTNYPLKMEQMPLRDLEMIRFSLDDVAANSEVQQIARQFIASALADIIIEHLEPRIIWHIINQDYVQYTSSDRAKIFILTQKKLHKSLSSSVNEKDNMLRRNRVLYALLEYFADNDTLILEGFINFRLRPYLEQLRKYTDNALQELLLSREKEEFTKLLQYFYQLQSNKVPCIHVVFQKDGQFKLYDKDENSLQKLWDAKTQKLKSVGISMDDMLLSVLIKMAPSKLVIHNKGNVSKDLLELLNRIFKDRIVICNSCKLCTQN; from the coding sequence GTGGATATTGCATATATTGGAACAAGTGCCCCAATTGGTGCTATATGGAAAAGCTTATCGGGAAAGTTACAAAACTACTCTAAAACTAATTACCCTTTAAAAATGGAACAGATGCCGTTACGTGACTTAGAAATGATAAGGTTTAGCTTAGATGATGTCGCTGCCAATTCAGAAGTTCAACAAATAGCTCGTCAATTTATTGCTAGTGCTTTAGCTGATATTATAATTGAACATTTAGAGCCAAGAATTATTTGGCATATAATCAATCAAGATTATGTTCAATATACATCATCTGATAGGGCTAAAATATTTATACTTACACAAAAAAAATTACATAAAAGCTTATCTTCATCAGTAAACGAAAAAGATAATATGCTGAGACGTAATCGAGTTTTATACGCTTTGCTCGAGTATTTTGCAGATAATGATACTCTAATACTAGAGGGCTTTATAAACTTTAGACTAAGACCATATCTTGAACAACTACGTAAATATACAGATAATGCTTTACAAGAGCTTTTACTTAGTAGAGAAAAAGAGGAGTTTACTAAACTTCTTCAATATTTCTACCAACTACAAAGCAATAAAGTGCCGTGTATACACGTAGTATTCCAAAAGGATGGTCAGTTTAAACTTTATGATAAAGATGAAAACTCATTACAAAAATTATGGGATGCAAAAACGCAAAAGCTGAAAAGTGTTGGAATCTCAATGGACGATATGTTATTAAGTGTTTTAATAAAAATGGCACCAAGTAAACTAGTTATTCATAATAAAGGAAATGTAAGTAAAGACTTACTTGAGCTATTAAATAGAATATTTAAAGACAGAATAGTCATATGTAATTCATGTAAATTATGTACTCAAAATTAA